Proteins encoded together in one Spodoptera frugiperda isolate SF20-4 chromosome 15, AGI-APGP_CSIRO_Sfru_2.0, whole genome shotgun sequence window:
- the LOC118276742 gene encoding serine protease 52-like — protein MILHNFIVLSLLTYVKCSRHQLIVGGTRAKITDFPHAMALYVICNNRLTYRQSMYVCGASVLSEWIALTAAHCIAGCIFTESVYSVTAGTDTLRRGLHSTIKALYYHKKYDDVGMANDIGLLRLRTKMPFSSVIKRVVILPNPPYREEAQVVGWGAIQDVPNIIIMTKYLFFIDQYVVRNHICDICLETIKEGAFCAESKTKTKYAASGDSGSALVLRGYIQIGIVSFKMLHLSNSLVVYTNTSSFSKWIKKHAEKLHCL, from the exons ATGATATTACATAATTTCATTGTACTGAGTTTGTTAACCTATGTTAAATGTAGCAGGCATCAGTTAATAGTTGGTGGCACTAGGGCTAAAATAACAGATTTCCCTCATGCGATGGCTTTGTACGTTATATGCAATAACCGCTTAACATACCGGcaaagtatgtatgtttgtggaGCGTCTGTCCTTAGCGAGTGGATAGCGTTGACTGCAGCGCACTGCATCGCGGGCTGCATCTTTACGGAAAGTGTCTATTCAGTAACCGCTGGTACTGACACTCTACGAAGAGGACTCCATTCTACTATTAAGGCGTtgtattatcataaaaaatatgatgacgTGGGAATGGCTAATGACATTGGATTATTGCGTCTTAGAACTAAAATGCCTTTCAGTAGTGTCATTAAACGAGTGGTCATACTGCCGAATCCACCTTACAGGGAGGAAGCGCAGGTGGTGGGCTGGGGAGCTATACAA GATGtaccaaatattattataatgacgaAGTATCTTTTCTTCATCGATCAATATGTTGTCCGCAATCACATATGCGACATATGTTTGGAAACTATCAAAGAAGGAGCCTTTTGTGCGGAAAGCAAAACAAAGACCAAATATGCTGCAAG cgGTGACTCTGGCAGTGCCCTGGTACTGCGAGGGTACATTCAAATCGGGATTGTCTCCTTCAAGATGCTGCATCTTAGCAATAGCCTTGTAGTATACACTAACACCAGTTCCTTCTCCAAATGGATCAAAAAACACGCTGAAAAGCTTCACTGCCTATAA
- the LOC118276105 gene encoding alpha-crystallin A chain, with protein sequence MFSPRLLAVCAVLATAVAVPVTDGPVRPITTITEEDFENPWLGFPMFGNLFAPLWKLFPTFADIGPRIIADDDKFQVIVNVKDYKKDDLKVKVKGDFIFIQGSHEAKQDDRDVFASQFFHTYTLPANSSSTDVTAELSSDGNLIVTAPVTGAVDRAKEGDREVPIVETGKPYKEDKVEKTTPLPAATVSDDDERKEPTTPSEKEDVTEKDNVIPHGNEIPL encoded by the coding sequence ATGTTTTCGCCGCGATTGCTAGCGGTCTGCGCTGTACTAGCGACTGCCGTCGCCGTGCCGGTCACTGACGGACCAGTCCGGCCTATTACTACAATTACCGAGGAAGACTTCGAGAACCCATGGCTCGGCTTCCCCATGTTCGGCAACCTGTTCGCTCCCCTATGGAAATTGTTCCCGACTTTCGCTGACATTGGACCCAGAATCATCGCCGATGACGACAAATTCCAAGTTATTGTAAACGTTAAGGACTACAAGAAAGATGACCTGAAAGTTAAGGTCAAGGGTGACTTCATCTTCATCCAGGGTTCACACGAGGCCAAGCAGGATGACCGGGATGTGTTCGCCAGCCAGTTCTTCCACACATACACGCTACCAGCCAACTCCTCGAGTACTGATGTCACCGCTGAGCTATCGAGTGACGGCAACCTGATCGTCACCGCTCCAGTCACCGGGGCCGTCGACAGAGCAAAGGAAGGCGACAGGGAAGTGCCCATTGTGGAAACTGGAAAACCATACAAAGAAGATAAAGTAGAGAAGACGACTCCTCTGCCCGCGGCGACCGTCTCTGATGATGACGAGAGGAAAGAACCTACGACTCCCTCCGAAAAGGAAGATGTGACCGAAAAAGATAATGTAATTCCTCACGGAAACGAGATTCCGCTTTGA